The genomic interval ATCCGGCGGAGTGAGCACGGCCGCGACGACAAAATTGCCCAGAATCGCGTACTTCCGATATTTACGCAGCGTCTTGTGGGTCACCACGCCCAGAGTGGACAAAAACAGCATGAACAGCGGCAGTTCAAAAATAAACCCAAAGGCGAACAGCATACTCGTGGCGAAGCTGAAATACTCCTTCACCGAGGGCATGGGTTTGATAAATTCCGTGGCGTAGCCCAGGAAAAACTGAAAACCAAACGGGAAAACAATGTAATAGCCAAAAAAAGCCCCGGTCACGAAGCACAGTGCCGAGCACAAGGCAATGGGGATAATCCACTTGCGTTCGCCTTCGTACAGACCTGGCGCGATAAACATCCAGAGCTGATAGAAAACATATGGGCTGACCAAAAAAAGACCGGCAATGGCCGCCACCTTCAAATGCGTGAAAAAGGCTTCGGGCAAACCGGTATAAATCAGCGAACCGCCAGATGGGGCCAACTGCTGGATAAGCGGCTCCATCAGCATCATGAACAGTTGCTCGGAAAATCCGTAACACGCCAGTAAACCCAAAAACGCCGCGATCAGGCACCGGGTCAGACGTGTCCGCAATTCCTCGAGATGTTCCGTGAAGGTCATCTCCTGGCCGCCTGAATCCGGCGTCGCGACCAGGGCTTCCCGCCGTCGCTCCTCGACAAAAGCCTCATCGGCCTTTTTGAGCGCGGAAGGCTCCCCGGCTGAGCCCTCCCCCTTCTCCGCCAAGGCCGCTTTTTCATCCGTTGAAGTGGCCGCGGAATCTTCTGGCGCGGCCACATCCTCTTCGGCCATGGCCGTGGCGGGCGTCACCGCGTCAGGCCGCGTCCGCTGCGGATCGACAGTTTC from Deltaproteobacteria bacterium carries:
- the tatC gene encoding twin-arginine translocase subunit TatC, whose protein sequence is MTFTEHLEELRTRLTRCLIAAFLGLLACYGFSEQLFMMLMEPLIQQLAPSGGSLIYTGLPEAFFTHLKVAAIAGLFLVSPYVFYQLWMFIAPGLYEGERKWIIPIALCSALCFVTGAFFGYYIVFPFGFQFFLGYATEFIKPMPSVKEYFSFATSMLFAFGFIFELPLFMLFLSTLGVVTHKTLRKYRKYAILGNFVVAAVLTPPDVVSQLLMAGPLCLLYEIGVLVSMAFGKKPKPAETEDGPENGARQSR